The following are encoded together in the Parabacteroides chongii genome:
- a CDS encoding LacI family DNA-binding transcriptional regulator produces the protein MPKKRHISLKDLAKELGVSVSTVSRALNDSYEISPEMRERVKALAEEWNYRPNPFALSLLKNTPRIIGIIVPDIVTHFYSSIISGINDVARKNEYSVIITSSYEQYEQELHCVEDLVNMRVEGILACLSQETTDYSHFLSLEDMDIPLVFFDRVCLTSTIPSVVADNKESARVATRHLLETGSKRVAFLGGSDHLAIVQQRRDGYMEALKEQGFPVEEELIVCKKMTYEEGREGCCRLLSLPEPPDAILAMNDTLAFAAMKEIKKHQFRIPADIALIGYTDELHSNYVEPALTAVTHQTYKMGEECCNLLLKQIKKREKPRQIVVPTHLSVRETSRKR, from the coding sequence ATGCCTAAGAAAAGACACATATCGCTGAAAGACCTGGCCAAAGAACTGGGTGTTTCCGTTTCTACTGTATCGCGTGCGCTGAATGACAGCTACGAGATCAGTCCCGAAATGCGGGAACGGGTGAAGGCGCTTGCCGAAGAATGGAATTACCGGCCGAACCCGTTTGCGTTGAGTCTGTTGAAAAATACACCGCGTATTATCGGCATCATCGTGCCGGATATCGTTACTCATTTCTATTCATCGATTATCAGCGGTATCAATGACGTGGCGCGTAAGAACGAGTATTCCGTTATTATCACTTCTTCCTATGAACAGTACGAACAGGAACTGCATTGTGTGGAAGACCTGGTAAACATGCGGGTGGAGGGTATATTGGCCTGTCTCTCACAGGAAACGACCGATTATTCCCATTTTCTTTCTCTGGAAGATATGGATATACCGTTGGTTTTTTTCGACCGTGTCTGCCTGACGAGTACGATCCCTTCGGTGGTGGCAGATAATAAGGAGTCGGCTCGGGTGGCTACCAGGCATCTGTTGGAGACGGGGTCGAAACGGGTGGCTTTCTTGGGTGGTTCGGATCATTTGGCGATCGTGCAGCAGCGTCGTGACGGATATATGGAGGCATTGAAAGAGCAAGGTTTCCCAGTCGAAGAAGAGTTGATTGTCTGTAAGAAGATGACCTATGAAGAGGGGCGGGAAGGTTGTTGCCGGTTGCTCTCACTGCCGGAACCGCCGGATGCCATCCTGGCAATGAACGACACACTGGCTTTTGCTGCCATGAAAGAGATTAAAAAGCATCAGTTCCGCATCCCTGCCGATATTGCCCTGATCGGTTATACCGACGAACTTCATTCCAACTATGTGGAACCAGCCCTTACAGCCGTCACTCATCAGACCTATAAGATGGGAGAGGAATGCTGTAACCTCCTTCTTAAGCAGATAAAAAAACGGGAAAAGCCCCGGCAGATCGTTGTACCTACCCATTTGTCAGTGCGGGAAACTTCCCGGAAAAGATGA
- a CDS encoding aldo/keto reductase yields MNYSYCGKTGMKVPVLSFGASSLGSVFHETREAESIQAVFTAVENGMNFIDVSPYYGHYKAETVLGKALKEIPRDAFMLSTKVGRYGKDGVNTWDYSGKRATESVYESMERLHLDYIDLINVHDIEFADLNQVVNETLPALVELREKGIVKHVGITDLQLENLQWVIDRVPEGTVETILNFCHYCLNDDKLADYFDYFESKQIGIINASPLSMGLLSQRGVPDWHPAPAALVETCQKAVQHCASKGYPIEKLAMQYSVSNPRIATTLFSSANPENVRKNIQYIEDPIDWDLVREVQEIIGDQKRVSWSNS; encoded by the coding sequence ATGAACTACTCATATTGTGGAAAAACAGGGATGAAAGTACCCGTTCTGAGCTTTGGAGCCTCTTCGTTGGGCAGTGTCTTTCATGAAACACGGGAAGCGGAAAGCATCCAGGCAGTATTTACTGCCGTCGAAAACGGGATGAACTTTATCGACGTCTCCCCTTACTACGGACATTACAAGGCGGAAACGGTATTGGGAAAGGCACTGAAAGAAATTCCCCGCGACGCTTTTATGCTTTCAACAAAAGTCGGCCGCTACGGAAAAGACGGCGTTAATACCTGGGACTATTCCGGCAAACGGGCTACCGAAAGCGTATATGAAAGCATGGAACGGCTGCATTTGGACTACATCGACCTGATCAATGTACACGATATCGAATTTGCCGACCTCAACCAGGTGGTGAACGAAACATTGCCGGCATTGGTGGAATTACGCGAAAAAGGAATCGTGAAGCATGTCGGCATTACCGACCTTCAACTGGAAAACCTGCAATGGGTAATCGACCGCGTCCCCGAAGGAACGGTAGAAACCATTCTCAATTTCTGCCACTACTGCCTGAACGACGATAAGCTGGCCGACTATTTCGATTATTTCGAATCCAAACAGATCGGTATCATCAATGCTTCTCCCCTTTCGATGGGATTATTGTCGCAACGGGGTGTTCCCGACTGGCATCCGGCACCGGCAGCACTGGTAGAAACCTGCCAAAAAGCAGTGCAACACTGCGCTTCCAAAGGTTACCCGATAGAAAAACTGGCTATGCAATACTCAGTAAGTAACCCGAGAATCGCAACCACCCTGTTCAGTTCGGCAAATCCGGAGAATGTCCGGAAAAACATCCAATATATAGAAGACCCGATCGACTGGGACCTGGTTCGTGAAGTACAGGAGATTATCGGCGACCAAAAGCGGGTCAGCTGGTCGAACTCCTGA